TTTTATGATCAAATAACTCTACCGTTCCCTTTCCTCCGCATCTGTCATCATAGCAATTTTCTATTTGGATGACGGCATCATAACTCTTCGATACATTTTTAACTTCAAACCGATATTGCCCGAAACATAAAGGTCCTAATAAAAGAAATACAGAGAAATCCTTATACTTATTCAAAATATTCATGGTAATAAGAAATGATTTAGGTGTTTTTTATTGCTAACAAAAATACGAATCCTAATACCCATCTCAAAATCTCATTCTCTTTATCTGTTTCTCTACTCAAAGAGTATTTATTCATAAGAAGCTGTTTCCCGCTATCCACTCATACTCCTCGCTTCTCTACGATGCCCTTGCTGCTGCGGGGTAACCGCTACTATCGGGGCTAGAGCATGGGTGATAAGTAATAAGCGATAAAAGATCATTTTTTCTCTCCAATTTTCAAAATTCTATTTAAAAATTTAAAAATTTTCAGACATTTTCTTCTAAAATCCGTTTTACTAAAAATTGACAATGAAAATTATTATATTGATTTACAGTATTTTAAATAATTTATTTTAAAAATTTCACTACTTTGTATTGCATAATACCATTTTATTTACATATCTTTGTAATGTAAAATCGAAATAGGTACAACTAGCTAGGTTCCGAACTTCGAAAATTATATAACTAATTAACAAAACTTATCAAAGATGAATACCGAAAATACCAAAGCGCAAATGCGAAAAGGAATTCTGGAATTCTGTATTCTAAGTCTCATCAATAACCGCGAAATGTATGTTTCCGATCTTATTGACGAACTGAAAAAAGGAAAACTGGATGTAGTAGAAGGAACCCTCTACCCTCTTCTTACAAGACTTAAAAACGGAGAGTTTCTCTCTTACAGATGGGAAGAATCTACAGGAGGACCACCCAGAAAATATTATCAGATCACAGAAAAAGGAAAACTTTTCCTGGATGAACTTCAAAATACATGGAATGAGCTGACAGCCTCAGTAAACCAAATCACCCAACAAAATTAAAAAACAAAGCTATGAACAAGACACTCTCAATAGGACTCGCAGGTTTTTCTTTTACCATAGAAGAACACGCATATATAAAGCTCAGCGATTACCTGAATGCACTGAGAAGCTCACTTGAAGCTTCAGAAGCAGATGAGGTAATGCATGACATAGAAATAAGAATGGTGGAGATCTTCAAAGATTCTTTAGGAAAACGTGAAGTGATCAACGATACCGATGTAGAAAAGGTAATCGCACAGATCGGAAGCCCTGAAAAAATCGAAGAACAGGAAGAGGCTTATTTTTCTGAAAAAACATCTACCAGAAAAAATAATTCAGGAACCGGTTATACCGATAAAAAACAACTGTTCCGTGATCCGGAAAAACAAAAAGTAGCAGGGGTTTGTGCAGGTTTAGCTCAATATGTAGGAATGGATATTACTACCATGAGAGCCATCTGGCTGGGAATCTTCGTATTAGGAATTTTCACCGCAGCAATTTCCTCTTCATTAATAGGTCTTTTATATGTAATCCTTTGGATCGTACTTCCAAAAGCTGAAACCGCAGCAGATTTCCTGAAAATGCAGGGAAAGCCTATGAACTTCGACAATCTTAAGAATGAGTCTAATAAATTGGTACAATTTGCCAATGAATCTACTCAGAGGGTCGGAGAAATCTATACAGAAAACAAACCTTATATCAACAATGCAAGCAGCGGAATCTGGAATGTATTCAAGTATATCGTAGGAGGATTCTTTGTATTAATGGCTGTAGGAAGCATTATTGGAGTATTTGTATTATTCGGTCTTTTCGGAATGGATACAGATTTCCCTGGAGCTAATGAAATCAGATTCTACATGGACGATCAGGGACTTGATAAAGTACTGGCTGCGATGATGGTGATCGGAAGCTTAATTCCGGCAATCCTTTTCAGCTTATTAAGCATCAAGATCTTCTCTCCGAAAACAAAACTGAGAAATATCGGATGGGTTGTAGGTGGTTTATTCCTTCTTTTGATCGGACTTGGAACTTACTTCGGAATCAGCATGGCTAAAAAAGACATGATTTACAGAGGAAGCAAGGAAGATGTAGAAAACGTAGCCATCAACACTACTTCAGATACAGTATATGTGGATATAAAACAAATCAACATTCCTCAGAATTTCAAAGGTTACAACAATGATATTTATTCTGATAAAAGAACAGTTTATGAAGAAGATTATATTTCTGTAGATGTAACCAGAAAACCAGATATCAAAACACCTTATCTGATCATCAAAAAAGAAGGAAAAGGATATAATTTCCCAATCCAGCTGACTGTTCCTGTAGAAGTGGTAAACAATAAAGTTCTTCTTCCAAACTATATAAAATATCCTTATGAGCACAGATTCAGAGATTACAGACTGGATTATGAACTTGTAGTTCCGCAAAAAGCAGTGGTTATCTCTATGAACAAAGACCGTATCC
This region of Chryseobacterium culicis genomic DNA includes:
- a CDS encoding PspC domain-containing protein → MNKTLSIGLAGFSFTIEEHAYIKLSDYLNALRSSLEASEADEVMHDIEIRMVEIFKDSLGKREVINDTDVEKVIAQIGSPEKIEEQEEAYFSEKTSTRKNNSGTGYTDKKQLFRDPEKQKVAGVCAGLAQYVGMDITTMRAIWLGIFVLGIFTAAISSSLIGLLYVILWIVLPKAETAADFLKMQGKPMNFDNLKNESNKLVQFANESTQRVGEIYTENKPYINNASSGIWNVFKYIVGGFFVLMAVGSIIGVFVLFGLFGMDTDFPGANEIRFYMDDQGLDKVLAAMMVIGSLIPAILFSLLSIKIFSPKTKLRNIGWVVGGLFLLLIGLGTYFGISMAKKDMIYRGSKEDVENVAINTTSDTVYVDIKQINIPQNFKGYNNDIYSDKRTVYEEDYISVDVTRKPDIKTPYLIIKKEGKGYNFPIQLTVPVEVVNNKVLLPNYIKYPYEHRFRDYRLDYELVVPQKAVVISMNKDRIHMDGDLDGDGINDEDQDQDEDNNNVRIEKNKITVNGSSIEYNSDDKDSIIVNGKKVPNNQAKKVIDSAVSNIKKSNKDMDIKIKDGKNEISIQTK
- a CDS encoding PadR family transcriptional regulator, which gives rise to MNTENTKAQMRKGILEFCILSLINNREMYVSDLIDELKKGKLDVVEGTLYPLLTRLKNGEFLSYRWEESTGGPPRKYYQITEKGKLFLDELQNTWNELTASVNQITQQN